Proteins encoded in a region of the Deltaproteobacteria bacterium genome:
- a CDS encoding phosphatidylserine decarboxylase family protein, with the protein MPVALEGAPFILGGAFVTLVFALLGWQILCLLTLALTFSVLYFFRDPNRTCTFDPKAVVAPADGVVVFVKPGMDQRYYQGECVRLSIFMSVLDVHVNRFPVDGTVRHAIYKPGGFEAANREGASKGNEQNALIVETEGGRKLVVVQVAGLIARRIVCWTRPGDLAAKGERFGMIRFGSRVDLYLPPDFEAWVQKGDRVRAGETLVGKLP; encoded by the coding sequence ATTCCGGTCGCCTTGGAAGGGGCGCCTTTCATTCTCGGCGGCGCGTTCGTTACCCTGGTGTTCGCTCTGCTGGGATGGCAGATTCTCTGTTTATTGACATTGGCGCTGACTTTTTCCGTCCTTTATTTTTTCAGGGATCCCAACAGGACCTGTACCTTTGATCCAAAAGCGGTTGTTGCTCCGGCAGACGGGGTGGTAGTGTTCGTCAAGCCGGGAATGGATCAGCGCTATTACCAGGGTGAATGCGTACGTTTGAGCATTTTTATGTCCGTGTTGGATGTCCACGTGAATCGGTTTCCTGTAGATGGAACCGTGCGTCACGCTATATACAAGCCCGGAGGATTTGAGGCTGCGAACAGGGAGGGGGCGTCCAAGGGGAACGAGCAGAATGCCCTGATTGTTGAAACCGAAGGAGGACGGAAACTAGTCGTGGTCCAGGTCGCGGGCCTGATTGCAAGACGGATTGTGTGTTGGACCCGTCCCGGAGACCTGGCCGCAAAAGGAGAACGTTTCGGAATGATCCGATTTGGTTCCCGGGTGGACCTATATCTGCCCCCCGATTTTGAGGCCTGGGTTCAAAAAGGCGACCGGGTGCGAGCGGGTGAGACCCTTGTAGGTAAACTGCCATGA
- the tsaB gene encoding tRNA (adenosine(37)-N6)-threonylcarbamoyltransferase complex dimerization subunit type 1 TsaB — MRILALDCSSAMCSACLTEDETVLAEVSLRAFRSHATFLYRCVDQLMVNGRLGFEDLHGFAVTIGPGSFTGLRIGVAAAKGLAYASGKPLVGVSTLEALAGNIPYSRLPLVAALDARKNQLYAARFGPAIHGETARIGPDRVLSPEDRIAECRETDTLFVGDGALRYRTLLKEQLGGRAVFAPATAHHVRSPEVARLALGRISSWRREDLFGLSPNYIRRSEAEIGLDTARGS, encoded by the coding sequence ATGCGCATTCTCGCTTTGGACTGCTCGTCGGCTATGTGCAGCGCCTGCCTGACGGAAGACGAAACCGTGCTGGCGGAGGTTTCGCTAAGGGCTTTTCGATCTCACGCAACGTTCCTTTATCGCTGCGTGGACCAACTTATGGTCAACGGTAGGCTCGGGTTCGAGGATCTGCACGGTTTTGCCGTGACGATCGGTCCGGGGAGTTTCACGGGACTTCGAATCGGTGTCGCCGCGGCCAAAGGGTTGGCCTACGCTTCCGGCAAGCCGCTGGTGGGGGTTTCCACCCTGGAAGCACTAGCGGGGAATATACCGTATTCCCGGCTGCCCCTTGTTGCGGCTTTAGATGCAAGGAAGAACCAGCTTTACGCGGCCCGATTCGGACCTGCTATTCATGGGGAAACGGCAAGAATCGGTCCGGATCGGGTATTGTCTCCGGAAGACCGGATCGCGGAATGCCGAGAAACGGACACGCTATTTGTAGGAGACGGCGCGCTTCGATATCGTACTCTGTTGAAGGAGCAACTGGGTGGAAGGGCTGTTTTCGCTCCGGCCACGGCGCATCACGTACGGTCGCCGGAGGTTGCGAGACTGGCTCTTGGTCGGATCTCTTCCTGGCGCAGAGAGGACCTCTTCGGCTTATCCCCGAATTATATCCGCAGGTCGGAAGCCGAAATCGGGTTGGACACGGCTCGGGGATCCTGA
- a CDS encoding aspartate-semialdehyde dehydrogenase: MSQREFSVAVAGATGAVGNQMIACLEERDFPVGKLTLLASERSKGKKLKFRGKDVTVHPIGPESFKGVEIALFSAGASVSKEFAPIAARSGAVVVDNSSAWRMDPEIPLVVPEVNPHRIKDHKGIIANPNCSTIQMVVVLKPLHDQARITRVVVSTYQAVSGTGQKAITELMEQTRAIVNGGSFKPKVYPYQIAFNVLPHIDVFLENGYTKEEMKMVNETRKIMEDDSIQVTATTARVPVLYGHSEAVNIETERPLSPEQARQLLVQAPGVRVVDNVSELLYPLAIDSAGQDLTLVGRIRKDISTKNGLAMWIVADNIRKGAATNAVQIAEIVARDCLK, translated from the coding sequence ATGTCTCAGCGAGAGTTCAGCGTTGCAGTGGCCGGAGCTACCGGCGCAGTGGGTAATCAGATGATTGCATGTTTGGAAGAACGGGATTTCCCCGTGGGAAAGCTCACGCTGCTGGCGTCTGAACGTTCCAAAGGCAAGAAACTGAAGTTCAGAGGAAAAGATGTAACCGTCCATCCGATCGGTCCGGAGTCCTTCAAGGGTGTGGAAATTGCTCTTTTTTCCGCGGGGGCTTCCGTCAGCAAGGAATTTGCGCCCATAGCGGCCCGGAGCGGCGCCGTGGTTGTGGACAATTCCAGCGCCTGGAGGATGGATCCCGAAATTCCACTTGTGGTCCCTGAAGTGAACCCGCATCGGATCAAGGATCACAAGGGCATCATCGCAAATCCGAACTGCTCGACCATTCAGATGGTGGTGGTATTGAAGCCGCTCCATGATCAAGCCCGGATTACGCGGGTGGTGGTATCCACGTATCAGGCGGTTTCCGGAACCGGTCAGAAAGCCATAACCGAACTGATGGAGCAGACAAGGGCCATCGTGAACGGCGGGTCCTTCAAACCGAAGGTATATCCTTACCAGATTGCATTCAACGTCCTGCCACACATCGACGTGTTCCTGGAGAATGGATATACCAAGGAAGAGATGAAGATGGTCAACGAAACCCGGAAAATCATGGAAGACGATTCCATACAGGTGACTGCCACGACGGCCCGGGTGCCCGTTCTTTATGGACACAGCGAGGCGGTGAACATAGAAACCGAACGTCCCTTGTCTCCCGAACAGGCGCGACAACTTTTGGTCCAAGCCCCGGGAGTTCGGGTTGTTGACAATGTGAGCGAACTTCTATACCCGTTGGCCATCGACTCGGCGGGCCAGGATTTGACTCTGGTTGGACGAATCCGGAAGGATATTTCCACGAAGAATGGCTTGGCCATGTGGATCGTTGCCGACAATATCCGGAAAGGGGCGGCCACTAACGCCGTTCAAATAGCTGAAATCGTCGCCCGGGATTGCTTGAAATAG
- a CDS encoding YdcH family protein has protein sequence MEHDDRALIEKYGSQDPELGKLMKEHEEFEARIEDLNKRPYLSPEEALERKRLQKQKLSGRDRIEQIVSEYRKREQGE, from the coding sequence ATGGAACACGACGATCGCGCGTTGATTGAGAAGTATGGCAGCCAAGATCCGGAATTAGGCAAGCTCATGAAAGAACATGAAGAGTTCGAAGCGAGAATCGAAGATTTGAATAAGCGGCCATATCTGTCACCGGAAGAAGCCCTGGAAAGAAAGCGTCTGCAGAAACAGAAGTTGTCCGGACGGGATCGAATCGAACAGATCGTGTCGGAGTACCGTAAACGTGAACAAGGCGAGTGA
- the pssA gene encoding CDP-diacylglycerol--serine O-phosphatidyltransferase, whose protein sequence is MKRRRRPHRKRLDRKKSIFVLPNLITTGSLFLGFYAAISSIQAHFPQAALAVVGSMFLDGLDGRIARLTKTTSRFGTEYDSLADLIAFGLAPALMIYLWALEPFGRMGWLAAFLFVTCGALRLARFNVQVDTVPGDHFNGLPIPAAAAMLAATVLFFDHLNLGSHVFHVPIMVMIYGLSFLMVSTVKFVSFKNMDYFRRKSFNSLVVGVLLFVVIAANPFVMGFVVMLCYVLSGPIMCIRHLRGKKASDDSDERSSTETAAAEAGE, encoded by the coding sequence ATGAAAAGAAGAAGAAGGCCGCACCGTAAACGATTGGACCGCAAGAAAAGTATTTTTGTGTTGCCCAATCTGATTACCACGGGAAGCTTGTTTCTGGGCTTTTATGCGGCTATCTCGTCCATCCAGGCGCATTTTCCCCAGGCGGCGCTGGCGGTCGTCGGGTCGATGTTTCTAGATGGGCTTGACGGGCGTATTGCCAGGCTCACGAAAACCACCAGCCGCTTCGGTACGGAATACGACTCGCTGGCGGACCTCATTGCTTTTGGGTTGGCCCCCGCATTGATGATATACCTGTGGGCCCTGGAGCCGTTCGGCAGAATGGGTTGGCTAGCGGCGTTTCTGTTTGTGACGTGCGGGGCGCTGCGGTTGGCGCGGTTCAATGTGCAGGTCGATACGGTGCCCGGCGATCACTTCAACGGCCTTCCCATACCTGCCGCCGCAGCCATGTTGGCCGCCACGGTCCTGTTTTTCGATCATTTGAACCTCGGATCCCACGTGTTTCATGTGCCCATCATGGTGATGATTTACGGGTTGTCTTTTCTGATGGTCAGCACCGTCAAGTTCGTGAGTTTCAAGAACATGGACTACTTCCGGAGAAAATCGTTCAACTCGTTGGTGGTGGGTGTCTTGTTGTTCGTAGTGATTGCGGCCAACCCGTTTGTCATGGGATTCGTGGTCATGCTTTGTTACGTGCTCAGCGGACCGATCATGTGCATTCGTCACCTTCGCGGGAAGAAGGCGAGCGACGATTCCGATGAACGGAGCAGTACCGAGACGGCGGCCGCCGAAGCAGGCGAATAA